A DNA window from Methylobacterium sp. NMS14P contains the following coding sequences:
- a CDS encoding ABC transporter substrate-binding protein: protein MPMERSVSSRALALLAVAGLLGSTQARAADPIRIGVIAEAQSVVGASIPQAVQLAADEINAQGGVDGRQIQVVTYDDKSSASDAVRAFQRAVSEDKVNLVIASYISEVVLALMPWAARLKTPMITPGAASNEISLAVHKDYARNKYTFHGYLTSAALAQSICDSTKDMLIDLMKVKTAAIMSEDAAWTRPLDVGYEKCLPEIGVKVVDHIRFSPDTGDFTPIYNKIEAAKPDLIVTGISHVGVQPTVQWQNQKVPLAMTGMNSQATSSTFWSNTNGATQGVIFQSIAVPGAAITDKSLAFSAAFKKRFGSDPSYAGYMAYDQVYYTADAVKRAGTTEADKLVDALEKTDWVGTVGRTQFYGKDDPFTHSIKYGTGFVTGLMAQWQDGKQVAVWPKGLAQGAIVLPAAVKAAAR, encoded by the coding sequence ATGCCGATGGAACGCAGCGTCTCGAGTCGGGCCCTGGCCCTGCTCGCAGTGGCCGGATTGTTGGGATCGACGCAGGCGCGGGCCGCCGATCCGATCAGGATCGGGGTGATCGCCGAGGCGCAGTCCGTGGTCGGGGCCTCGATCCCGCAGGCCGTCCAGCTCGCCGCCGACGAGATCAACGCCCAGGGCGGCGTCGACGGCCGCCAGATCCAGGTCGTCACCTACGACGACAAGTCCTCCGCCTCCGACGCGGTCCGCGCCTTCCAGCGGGCGGTCTCCGAGGACAAGGTCAACCTCGTCATCGCCAGCTACATCTCGGAGGTCGTGCTGGCGCTCATGCCCTGGGCGGCCCGGCTCAAGACGCCGATGATCACGCCCGGCGCGGCCTCGAACGAGATCAGCCTCGCGGTCCACAAGGACTACGCCCGCAACAAGTACACCTTCCACGGCTACCTGACCTCGGCGGCCCTGGCCCAGTCGATCTGCGACTCCACCAAGGACATGCTGATCGACCTGATGAAGGTGAAGACCGCCGCGATCATGAGCGAGGACGCCGCCTGGACCCGGCCGCTCGACGTCGGCTACGAGAAGTGCCTCCCCGAGATCGGCGTGAAGGTCGTCGACCACATCCGCTTCTCGCCGGACACGGGCGACTTCACGCCGATCTACAACAAGATCGAGGCGGCCAAGCCCGACCTGATCGTCACCGGCATCTCGCATGTCGGCGTCCAGCCGACGGTGCAGTGGCAGAACCAGAAGGTGCCGCTCGCCATGACGGGCATGAACTCGCAGGCGACCTCCTCGACCTTCTGGTCGAACACCAACGGTGCCACGCAGGGCGTGATCTTCCAGAGCATCGCGGTGCCGGGCGCGGCGATCACCGACAAGTCGCTCGCCTTCAGCGCCGCGTTCAAGAAGCGCTTCGGCAGCGACCCGTCCTACGCCGGGTACATGGCCTACGATCAGGTCTACTACACGGCCGACGCGGTGAAGCGGGCCGGCACCACGGAGGCCGACAAGCTCGTCGACGCCCTGGAGAAGACCGACTGGGTCGGCACCGTCGGGCGCACGCAGTTCTACGGCAAGGACGACCCGTTCACCCACTCGATCAAGTACGGGACCGGCTTCGTCACCGGCCTGATGGCGCAGTGGCAGGACGGCAAGCAGGTCGCGGTCTGGCCGAAGGGCCTCGCGCAGGGCGCGATCGTGCTCCCGGCCGCCGTGAAGGCGGCGGCCCGCTAG
- a CDS encoding NAD(P)H-quinone oxidoreductase has translation MATTDLPGTMRQIRYAGSGGPEVISLETAPVPSPGPGQVLIEVVAAGVNRPDVAQRSGVYPPPPGATEIPGLEVAGRVVALGSGVEGLSAGDEVCALVISGGYAEYAVAEAAHCLPRPKAVSLVDAGGLPETFFTVYSNVVQRGRLARGESFLVHGGSSGIGATAIQIAKHVGARVFATAGSAEKCRFCEALGADAAIDYKQADFAEEVKRLTDGRGVDVILDMIGASYLARNLKSLAPDGRLVMIALMGGYKVDGLNITPIMRNRLTFTGSTLRPRGKADKAAIAEGLRRDIWPELEAGRIRSVTHATFPLERAREAHELMESSAHLGKILLTTGR, from the coding sequence ATGGCCACCACTGACTTGCCCGGGACCATGCGCCAGATACGCTACGCGGGCTCCGGGGGTCCGGAGGTGATCAGCCTGGAGACCGCCCCGGTGCCGAGCCCGGGGCCCGGTCAGGTCCTGATCGAGGTGGTGGCCGCCGGCGTGAACCGGCCCGACGTGGCGCAGCGGTCCGGGGTGTACCCGCCGCCGCCCGGCGCCACCGAGATTCCGGGCCTCGAAGTCGCCGGCCGCGTGGTCGCGCTCGGCAGCGGGGTCGAGGGTCTGTCGGCCGGGGACGAGGTCTGCGCCCTCGTGATCAGCGGCGGCTACGCCGAGTACGCCGTGGCCGAGGCGGCCCACTGCCTGCCGCGCCCGAAGGCCGTCTCGCTGGTCGACGCCGGCGGCCTGCCGGAGACCTTCTTCACGGTCTACTCCAACGTCGTCCAGCGCGGCCGCCTCGCGCGCGGCGAGAGCTTCCTCGTGCATGGCGGCTCGAGCGGCATCGGCGCCACCGCGATCCAGATCGCCAAGCACGTCGGCGCCCGCGTCTTCGCCACGGCCGGCTCGGCCGAGAAGTGCCGGTTCTGCGAGGCCCTCGGGGCGGACGCCGCGATCGACTACAAGCAGGCCGATTTCGCCGAGGAGGTGAAGCGCCTCACCGACGGTCGCGGCGTCGACGTCATTCTCGACATGATCGGCGCGAGCTACCTCGCCCGGAACCTCAAGTCGCTGGCACCGGATGGGCGGCTCGTGATGATCGCCCTGATGGGCGGCTACAAGGTCGACGGGCTGAACATCACGCCGATCATGCGCAACCGCCTGACCTTCACCGGCTCGACTCTGCGCCCGCGCGGGAAGGCCGACAAGGCCGCGATCGCCGAAGGCCTGCGCCGGGACATCTGGCCGGAACTCGAGGCCGGGCGGATCCGGTCCGTCACCCACGCCACGTTCCCGCTGGAACGGGCGCGGGAGGCGCACGAGCTGATGGAATCGAGCGCCCATCTCGGCAAGATCCTGCTGACGACCGGGCGCTAG
- a CDS encoding 3-hydroxybutyryl-CoA dehydrogenase — MHMEIKRVGIVGAGQMGSGIAQVCATAGFEVLLNDRDSARLENGLSVIEGSLARLVSKGTLSEGDSGEARSRIVPARDFAALHPCDLVIEAATENEATKREIFTTLCGSLRPETLVATNTSSISITRLAAATDRPEKFIGIHFMNPVPVMQLVELIRGIATEDTTYESAKAFIAKLGKTSTMSEDFPAFIVNRILLPMINEAIYTLYEGVGSVESIDTAMKLGANHPMGPLQLADFIGLDTCLSVMQVLYEGLADSKYRPCPLLVKYVEAGWLGRKAKRGFYDYRGPTPIPTR; from the coding sequence ATGCATATGGAGATCAAGCGGGTCGGCATCGTCGGCGCGGGCCAGATGGGCAGCGGCATCGCGCAGGTCTGCGCCACCGCCGGCTTCGAGGTCCTGCTGAACGACCGCGATTCCGCCCGGCTCGAGAACGGGCTGTCGGTGATCGAGGGCAGCCTCGCGCGCCTCGTCTCGAAGGGCACGCTCAGCGAGGGCGACAGCGGCGAGGCCCGTTCGCGCATCGTGCCCGCACGGGATTTCGCCGCCCTCCACCCGTGCGATCTGGTCATCGAGGCGGCGACCGAGAACGAGGCGACGAAGCGCGAGATCTTCACCACGCTGTGCGGGTCGCTGCGACCGGAGACCCTGGTGGCGACCAACACGTCGTCGATCTCGATCACCCGGCTCGCCGCCGCGACGGACCGGCCGGAGAAGTTCATCGGCATCCACTTCATGAACCCGGTGCCGGTGATGCAGCTCGTAGAGCTGATCCGCGGCATCGCCACCGAGGACACGACCTACGAGTCGGCCAAGGCGTTCATCGCGAAGCTCGGCAAGACGTCGACGATGTCGGAGGATTTCCCGGCCTTCATCGTCAACCGGATCCTGCTGCCGATGATCAACGAGGCGATCTACACGCTCTACGAGGGCGTCGGATCGGTCGAGTCGATCGACACCGCCATGAAGCTCGGCGCGAACCACCCGATGGGTCCGCTGCAGCTCGCAGACTTCATCGGCCTCGACACCTGCCTGTCCGTCATGCAGGTGCTCTACGAGGGCTTGGCCGATTCCAAGTACCGGCCCTGCCCGCTCCTCGTGAAGTACGTCGAGGCCGGCTGGCTCGGCCGGAAGGCCAAGCGCGGCTTCTACGATTACCGCGGTCCGACGCCGATCCCGACCCGCTGA
- a CDS encoding electron transfer flavoprotein subunit alpha/FixB family protein produces the protein MTTLLFVEHGNGQIKDGTLKALAAAKEIGAPIHALVLGTGSRAVAEAAGKFDGVEKVLNAEDGVYDHDLAEPVSALIAAVAEPYDTIIASASTTGKNVLPRVAALLDVAQISDIIKVVSPDTFERPIYAGNAIQTVQAPAGKKVITVRTAAFKAAEEGGAAAPVEAVSASAPAPGGSTFKGEEIAKSDRPELASARIIVSGGRSLGSSDKFHELIEPLADSLGAAVGASRAAVDAGYAPNDWQVGQTGKVVAPDLYVAVGISGAIQHLAGMKDSKVIVAINKDEDAPIFQVADYGLVGDLFQVVPELQSEIGKAKGQ, from the coding sequence ATGACGACACTCCTCTTCGTCGAGCACGGCAACGGCCAGATCAAGGACGGCACGCTGAAGGCGCTCGCCGCCGCCAAGGAGATCGGCGCGCCGATCCACGCCCTGGTCCTGGGCACGGGCTCCAGGGCCGTGGCCGAGGCCGCGGGCAAATTCGACGGCGTCGAGAAGGTCCTGAACGCCGAGGACGGCGTCTACGACCACGACCTCGCCGAGCCCGTCTCCGCGCTGATCGCCGCCGTCGCCGAGCCCTACGACACGATCATCGCGTCGGCCTCGACCACGGGCAAGAACGTGCTGCCGCGCGTGGCCGCCCTGCTCGACGTCGCGCAGATCTCCGACATCATCAAGGTCGTCTCGCCCGACACGTTCGAGCGGCCGATCTACGCCGGCAACGCGATCCAGACCGTGCAGGCGCCGGCCGGCAAGAAGGTGATCACGGTGCGCACCGCGGCCTTCAAGGCCGCCGAAGAGGGTGGCGCCGCGGCGCCGGTGGAGGCCGTGTCGGCGTCCGCCCCCGCGCCGGGCGGCTCGACCTTCAAGGGCGAGGAGATCGCCAAGTCCGATCGGCCGGAGCTGGCCTCGGCGCGGATCATCGTGTCCGGTGGCCGCTCGCTCGGCTCGTCGGACAAGTTCCACGAGCTGATCGAGCCGCTGGCCGACTCGCTGGGCGCCGCCGTCGGCGCCTCGCGCGCCGCCGTGGACGCGGGCTACGCGCCGAACGACTGGCAGGTGGGGCAGACCGGCAAGGTCGTGGCGCCGGACCTCTACGTCGCGGTGGGCATCTCGGGCGCGATCCAGCACCTCGCCGGCATGAAGGATTCGAAGGTCATCGTCGCCATCAACAAGGATGAGGACGCGCCGATCTTCCAGGTGGCCGATTACGGACTCGTCGGTGACCTCTTCCAGGTCGTGCCCGAGCTGCAATCCGAGATCGGCAAAGCCAAGGGCCAGTAA
- a CDS encoding DUF938 domain-containing protein, which produces MLGWEVDVNDALTAPAVARNRDAILAVLREVLPASGTVLEVASGSGEHAVHVAAALPGLDWLPSDPEPAARRSIAAHALRAGLANIRLPLALDAAAAAWPVARVDGIVCINMIHIAPWAATEGLMAGAGRVLGERGVLFLYGPFREADRPFAASNAAFDASLRARDPTWGVRDLDAVAAEAARHGLTLVRRVAMPANNLSVLFRRSDR; this is translated from the coding sequence ATGCTCGGCTGGGAGGTCGACGTGAACGACGCCCTGACAGCGCCGGCCGTCGCGCGCAATCGCGACGCGATCCTGGCCGTCCTCCGCGAGGTCCTGCCCGCCAGCGGCACCGTCCTGGAGGTCGCCAGCGGCTCCGGCGAGCACGCGGTCCACGTCGCCGCGGCCCTGCCGGGCCTGGACTGGCTGCCGAGCGATCCGGAGCCCGCCGCGCGGCGCAGCATCGCCGCGCACGCGCTCCGGGCGGGGCTCGCCAACATCCGGCTCCCGCTCGCGCTCGACGCCGCGGCCGCCGCTTGGCCTGTCGCGCGGGTCGACGGGATCGTCTGCATCAACATGATCCACATCGCGCCTTGGGCCGCCACCGAGGGGCTGATGGCCGGAGCGGGCCGCGTCCTGGGCGAGCGCGGCGTCCTGTTCCTGTACGGACCGTTCCGCGAGGCCGACCGGCCTTTCGCGGCGAGCAACGCCGCCTTCGACGCCTCCCTGCGCGCCCGGGATCCGACCTGGGGCGTGCGGGACCTCGACGCCGTCGCGGCGGAAGCGGCCCGGCACGGGCTCACCCTGGTCCGGCGGGTGGCCATGCCGGCCAACAATCTGAGCGTGCTCTTCAGACGTTCGGACAGGTGA